From Bradyrhizobium sp. NDS-1, the proteins below share one genomic window:
- a CDS encoding DUF3072 domain-containing protein, producing the protein MQVQGKYNARVFLTEQMTRAQSLRLKRLSEEAYQPAQYARDLSFTEAARRIQVLEAEIELANSF; encoded by the coding sequence ATGCAGGTTCAAGGCAAATACAACGCCAGGGTCTTCCTCACCGAGCAGATGACCCGGGCGCAGTCGCTGAGGCTGAAACGGCTGAGCGAAGAGGCGTATCAGCCCGCACAATATGCGCGCGATCTGTCCTTCACCGAGGCGGCACGTCGCATCCAGGTACTGGAAGCGGAGATCGAGCTGGCAAATTCCTTCTAG